In one Flavobacteriales bacterium genomic region, the following are encoded:
- a CDS encoding n-acetylglutamate synthase → MINYQDRRFVPVSNSANGEVSPDVVFHYQQTGRIVTCSYSGGRIVSGHLIAMMDTEGRLDMRYHQVSDRSVLMTGVCRSTPELLPDGRIRLHEEWRWTSGDGSSGSSVLEEVR, encoded by the coding sequence ATGATCAACTACCAGGACCGCCGCTTCGTGCCCGTGAGCAACAGCGCCAATGGAGAGGTCTCGCCCGACGTGGTGTTCCACTACCAGCAGACGGGCCGTATCGTGACGTGCAGCTATTCCGGTGGCCGCATTGTCAGCGGGCACTTGATCGCCATGATGGATACCGAGGGCCGCCTGGACATGCGCTATCACCAGGTGAGCGACCGCAGCGTCCTGATGACGGGCGTGTGCCGGTCAACGCCGGAGCTTCTCCCCGATGGGCGCATCCGCCTGCACGAGGAATGGCGCTGGACCAGTGGGGATGGATCGAGCGGGAGCTCGGTGTTGGAGGAGGTGCGGTGA
- a CDS encoding DUF5615 family PIN-like protein: MRFLANENFPDPSIHALRDAGHDVKSIRTDAPSIADHEVISMAQEEQRIILTFDKDYGELIFKGGIDSPPAVPFLRYRGKNPQAAARLIQESLVAGTQLEGRFTVIEEEGIRQRIY, encoded by the coding sequence ATGCGCTTCCTGGCCAACGAGAATTTCCCGGACCCGAGCATTCACGCCCTGCGTGATGCAGGTCATGATGTGAAGAGCATCCGTACGGACGCCCCGAGCATTGCGGACCATGAGGTCATCAGCATGGCCCAGGAGGAGCAACGCATCATCCTCACCTTCGACAAGGACTACGGGGAGCTGATCTTCAAAGGCGGCATCGACTCACCACCTGCTGTGCCCTTCCTCCGATACCGGGGCAAAAACCCTCAAGCGGCTGCCAGGCTGATTCAGGAATCACTCGTTGCAGGCACCCAACTCGAAGGACGCTTCACCGTGATCGAAGAGGAGGGCATTCGGCAGCGGATCTATTGA
- a CDS encoding DUF433 domain-containing protein, with protein MEWRTRIVSDKDILLGKPVIKGTRISVELILELMAEGWTEAQVLESYPNITADDLKAVFAYLRDGMHQAMYLPLRRTA; from the coding sequence ATGGAATGGCGCACGCGCATCGTTTCCGACAAGGACATCCTGCTGGGCAAGCCGGTGATTAAAGGCACGCGCATCTCCGTGGAGCTTATCCTGGAGTTGATGGCGGAGGGCTGGACGGAAGCCCAGGTGCTGGAAAGCTACCCGAACATCACCGCGGATGACCTCAAGGCCGTGTTCGCGTATCTGCGTGATGGCATGCACCAAGCCATGTACCTGCCTTTGCGCCGCACCGCGTGA
- the carB gene encoding carbamoyl-phosphate synthase large subunit, giving the protein MPKDQSIKSVLLIGSGPIVIGQACEFDYSGSQAARSLRNEGIEVTLINSNPATIMTDPVTADNVYLKPLTVESIEEILKKHKIDAVLPTMGGQTALNLAIECEKLGIWEQYGVRMIGVDTKAIDITENREQFRLLMERIGVPMAPSKTVTSFLEGKKVAQEFGFPLVIRASYTLGGAGASFVKDPAEFDKLLKHGLQISPIHEVMIDKALLGWKEYELELLRDKDDNVTIICSIENFDPMGIHTGDSITVAPAMTLSDRTYQRMRTEAIKMMRAIGDFAGGCNVQFAVSPDEHEHIDAIEINPRVSRSSALASKATGYPIAKIASKLAIGYRLDELENPITGTSAFFEPTLDYVIVKVPRWNFDKFEGSDRRLGVQMKSVGETMGIGRSFQEALQKACQSLEIKRNGLGADGKETTDPNVLLESLANPSWSRLFHVYDAIKLGIPFSKIHDLTKIDIWFLKQIEDMIKTEKEVEKFTLDTIPRDLLFEAKQKGYADRQVAHLLGCLESQVYKKRNELGIKRVYKLVDTCAGEFPAKTPYYYSTFEEENESVRSDRKKIVVLGSGPNRIGQGIEFDYSCVHGVLAAKELGYETIMINCNPETVSTDFDTADKLYFEPVFWEHIYDIIQHEQPEGVIVQLGGQTALKLAEKLEKYGVKIIGTSYAALDMAEDRERFSSLLRDLNIPYPRFGAVNNAEEAVKLSRELGFPLLVRPSYVLGGQKMKIVINEEELVDQVLDILRLMPDNKILIDHFLDGAIEAESDSICDGEMVRIIGIMEHIEPAGIHSGDSNAVLPPFDLSEKVIQQIREHTHKIALALHTVGLVNIQFAIKDEVVYVIEANPRASRTVPFIAKAYGEPYVNWATKVMLGAKLKDFQFKPRLDGYAIKVPVFSFDKFPNVDKSLGPEMKSTGEAIYFIKDLKDPFFRQVYGERSMYLSR; this is encoded by the coding sequence ATGCCCAAAGATCAAAGCATCAAGTCCGTCCTGCTCATCGGCAGCGGACCCATCGTCATCGGCCAAGCCTGCGAGTTCGATTACAGCGGCAGTCAGGCGGCCCGCTCCCTCCGCAACGAAGGCATCGAGGTCACGCTGATCAACAGCAACCCGGCCACCATCATGACCGACCCGGTCACGGCCGACAACGTGTACCTGAAGCCGCTCACCGTCGAGAGCATCGAGGAGATCCTCAAGAAGCACAAGATCGACGCCGTGCTGCCCACCATGGGCGGACAGACCGCGCTGAACCTTGCCATCGAGTGCGAGAAGCTCGGCATCTGGGAACAGTACGGGGTGCGCATGATCGGGGTGGACACCAAGGCCATCGACATCACCGAGAACCGCGAGCAGTTCCGCCTGCTGATGGAGCGCATCGGCGTGCCCATGGCGCCCAGCAAGACCGTCACCAGCTTCCTCGAAGGCAAGAAGGTGGCGCAGGAGTTCGGCTTTCCGCTGGTGATCCGCGCCAGCTACACCTTGGGCGGCGCCGGCGCCAGCTTCGTGAAGGACCCCGCCGAGTTCGACAAGCTGCTCAAGCACGGCCTGCAGATCAGCCCCATCCACGAGGTGATGATCGACAAGGCCCTGCTCGGCTGGAAGGAGTACGAGCTGGAGCTGCTGCGCGACAAGGACGATAACGTCACCATCATTTGCAGCATCGAGAACTTCGATCCGATGGGCATCCATACCGGCGACAGCATCACCGTGGCGCCGGCCATGACCCTCAGCGACCGCACCTACCAGCGCATGCGCACCGAGGCCATCAAGATGATGCGCGCCATCGGCGACTTCGCGGGCGGCTGCAACGTGCAGTTCGCGGTGAGCCCCGATGAGCACGAGCACATCGACGCCATCGAGATCAACCCGCGCGTGAGCCGCAGCAGCGCGCTCGCATCGAAGGCCACGGGTTACCCCATCGCCAAGATCGCCAGCAAGCTCGCCATCGGTTACCGCCTGGACGAGCTGGAGAACCCCATCACCGGCACCAGCGCCTTCTTCGAGCCCACACTCGACTACGTGATCGTGAAGGTGCCGCGCTGGAACTTCGACAAGTTCGAGGGCAGCGACCGTCGCCTGGGCGTGCAGATGAAGAGCGTCGGCGAAACGATGGGCATCGGCCGCAGCTTCCAGGAGGCGCTGCAGAAGGCCTGCCAGAGCCTGGAGATCAAGCGCAACGGCCTGGGCGCCGACGGCAAGGAGACCACGGACCCCAACGTGCTGCTGGAAAGCCTCGCTAACCCCAGCTGGAGCCGCCTCTTCCACGTGTACGATGCCATCAAGCTCGGCATCCCCTTTTCGAAGATCCACGACCTCACCAAGATCGACATCTGGTTCCTCAAGCAGATCGAGGACATGATCAAGACCGAGAAGGAGGTGGAGAAGTTCACGCTCGACACCATCCCGCGCGACCTGCTCTTCGAGGCCAAGCAGAAAGGCTACGCCGACCGCCAGGTGGCGCACCTGCTGGGCTGCCTGGAGAGCCAGGTGTACAAGAAGCGCAACGAGCTCGGCATCAAACGCGTGTACAAACTGGTGGACACCTGCGCCGGTGAGTTCCCCGCGAAGACGCCCTACTACTACAGCACCTTTGAGGAGGAGAATGAAAGTGTGAGGAGCGACCGCAAGAAGATCGTGGTGCTCGGCAGCGGCCCCAACCGCATCGGACAGGGTATCGAGTTCGACTACAGCTGCGTGCACGGTGTGCTCGCGGCCAAGGAGCTCGGCTACGAGACCATCATGATCAACTGCAACCCGGAGACGGTAAGCACCGACTTCGACACGGCCGACAAGCTCTACTTCGAGCCCGTGTTCTGGGAGCACATCTACGACATCATCCAGCACGAGCAGCCCGAGGGCGTCATCGTGCAGCTGGGCGGGCAGACCGCGCTGAAGCTCGCCGAGAAGCTGGAGAAGTACGGCGTCAAGATCATCGGCACCAGCTACGCCGCGCTGGACATGGCCGAGGACCGCGAGCGCTTCAGTTCACTGCTGCGCGACCTCAACATCCCGTACCCGCGCTTCGGTGCGGTGAACAACGCCGAGGAGGCCGTGAAGCTGAGCCGCGAGCTCGGCTTCCCGCTGCTGGTGCGCCCCAGCTACGTGCTCGGCGGCCAGAAGATGAAGATCGTGATCAACGAGGAGGAGCTCGTGGACCAGGTGCTCGACATCCTGCGCCTGATGCCCGACAACAAGATCCTCATCGACCACTTCCTGGACGGCGCCATCGAAGCGGAGAGCGATTCCATCTGCGATGGCGAGATGGTGCGCATCATCGGCATCATGGAGCACATCGAGCCGGCGGGCATCCACAGCGGCGACAGCAATGCTGTGCTCCCGCCCTTCGACCTCAGCGAGAAGGTGATCCAGCAGATCCGCGAGCACACGCACAAGATCGCGCTGGCCCTGCACACCGTGGGCCTGGTGAACATCCAGTTCGCCATCAAGGACGAAGTGGTGTACGTGATCGAAGCCAACCCGCGCGCCAGCCGCACCGTGCCCTTCATTGCCAAGGCCTACGGTGAGCCCTACGTCAACTGGGCCACCAAGGTGATGCTCGGCGCCAAGCTGAAGGACTTCCAGTTCAAGCCGCGGCTGGATGGGTATGCCATTAAAGTCCCGGTGTTCTCGTTCGATAAGTTCCCCAACGTGGACAAGAGCCTCGGGCCTGAAATGAAATCGACCGGTGAAGCCATCTACTTCATCAAGGATCTGAAGGACCCGTTCTTCCGGCAGGTGTATGGGGAGAGGTCAATGTATCTGAGCAGGTAA
- a CDS encoding RusA family crossover junction endodeoxyribonuclease, protein MPKKKKVARQPKAMKPRMLDFLREGQISSIPPEVIAEEDRLDKPATFYTVGWEKFFIAILETPLPTGQMRNRKERYRPFVEALRKQVEFLGRDPDMPYKERLDVLISINGPQEYVQRVDLDNMVKTLLDCVKGILFVDDKQVFHIEASKHVKEPPGILFGVRRQEC, encoded by the coding sequence ATGCCGAAGAAGAAGAAGGTCGCGCGACAACCCAAGGCTATGAAACCGAGAATGCTCGACTTTCTACGAGAAGGGCAGATTTCGTCTATACCTCCAGAGGTGATAGCGGAAGAGGATCGGCTGGATAAGCCGGCGACCTTCTACACAGTGGGTTGGGAGAAGTTCTTTATAGCGATACTGGAAACTCCTTTGCCAACCGGTCAGATGCGAAATCGAAAGGAGCGTTATCGACCTTTCGTTGAGGCATTGCGCAAGCAAGTCGAGTTCCTCGGTCGCGATCCTGACATGCCGTACAAGGAAAGACTTGATGTCCTCATATCAATCAACGGCCCACAGGAGTACGTTCAACGCGTTGATTTAGACAACATGGTAAAGACTCTGCTTGACTGCGTGAAAGGCATTCTCTTCGTGGATGACAAGCAGGTTTTCCACATTGAAGCTTCCAAGCACGTTAAGGAACCTCCGGGGATTCTGTTTGGCGTTCGGAGGCAGGAGTGTTGA
- a CDS encoding VCBS repeat-containing protein encodes MTRDIHFFLGASLCAPMLCSGQFSGPRPVTTEFVLDAGVMAVGDTDNDGDLELVAGGMAGLVLFENTDGQGAFQPVVVLDRSVYIWCEALHVVDVDDDGLADIVIEHEDIAWCRNLGGNGFSPPEPFPGTGPNHHMIAFDDYDGDGDQDAIMIMPPGNLVRMENLGAGQFGTAAALGTVQYDSDLTLFDLDGDGDQDITATEYTGIEARVFRNNGNGTFSLTSTLPLIGCGAVGGNHVVAADVDDDGNEDLVLRQLCNGQIEWRRSLGDGTFQPPVLVAAFSDMTIDILFLDLNDDGLRDLVALTQEDIQASLNQGAGVFSPAQPLSRSILNTYHGAICAADINGDGLPELFAADIGYSRVRQYHLPGDGSLVFHQFLGDYTPRPFEFVRIADLNGDAYPDVVRTYDYEGMVVAYASNQAEQFSLPYILARTDTTLQADIDLIDMDEDGDLDLIVLADSLHLYINQGGFQFVKTYSYFSPQFDYNSRLKCNDLDGDGDVDILYTSLGAIRRLRNNGDNTFTQLPNISPLQFGARFGPLMDVDGDGDQDVLADDDGDLVWIRNDGSLNFAPRVTIGFFYDHVDTADIDMDGDLDIFCSGLGPDAYWWERTGPATFAAAQQIGLSGLLAGWPRIADVDSDGDPDVVVLDWNGGGSVALNDGSGNFGAPQFLISMEGIIDYAEEACFADMDLDGDIDIVHCWEDAQGNPLMLAWRENLGITTGLEEVARTSMSLAPNPFLDHAQLVLSAPLTAAQRLEIVDVHGRILRSMPGGGDGTMTVDRAGLCSGVYLLDIREAGRSLGSIRMVIH; translated from the coding sequence ATGACACGAGACATCCACTTTTTCCTGGGCGCCAGCCTTTGTGCGCCCATGCTCTGCTCCGGCCAATTCTCAGGGCCCCGACCGGTCACCACCGAGTTCGTGCTCGATGCAGGTGTCATGGCGGTGGGAGATACCGACAACGATGGCGATCTGGAGCTCGTTGCTGGAGGGATGGCCGGACTGGTCCTGTTCGAGAACACGGATGGGCAAGGCGCTTTCCAACCCGTCGTTGTCCTTGATCGGTCCGTGTACATCTGGTGCGAGGCGCTGCACGTTGTGGACGTGGATGACGATGGGCTCGCCGACATCGTGATCGAGCACGAGGACATCGCTTGGTGCAGGAACCTCGGGGGGAATGGATTCAGTCCCCCAGAACCGTTTCCCGGTACGGGGCCGAACCATCACATGATCGCCTTTGACGACTACGATGGTGACGGCGACCAGGATGCCATCATGATCATGCCACCAGGGAATCTTGTCCGAATGGAGAACCTCGGTGCCGGGCAGTTCGGCACGGCTGCGGCTCTGGGCACGGTGCAGTACGATTCCGATCTGACGCTCTTCGACCTGGATGGCGACGGCGACCAGGACATCACCGCGACCGAATACACGGGCATCGAGGCAAGGGTGTTCAGGAACAATGGGAACGGCACGTTCAGTCTTACCAGCACCCTGCCGCTCATTGGCTGTGGTGCCGTTGGCGGGAACCATGTTGTCGCAGCGGATGTCGATGATGACGGGAACGAGGATCTAGTGCTGAGACAACTGTGCAATGGGCAGATCGAGTGGCGGCGGAGCCTCGGGGATGGCACCTTCCAGCCGCCCGTGCTCGTCGCTGCGTTCTCCGATATGACGATCGACATCCTGTTCCTTGACCTCAATGATGATGGCCTGCGTGACCTGGTGGCGCTGACGCAGGAGGACATCCAGGCATCGTTGAACCAAGGCGCAGGTGTGTTCAGCCCTGCGCAGCCCCTGAGCCGGTCCATCCTGAACACGTACCATGGCGCGATCTGCGCTGCGGACATCAATGGCGATGGCCTTCCCGAGCTCTTCGCGGCCGATATCGGTTACAGCCGGGTGCGCCAATACCACCTGCCAGGTGACGGCTCCCTCGTGTTCCATCAATTCCTGGGTGACTACACCCCGCGGCCCTTCGAGTTCGTGCGCATCGCCGACCTGAACGGTGATGCCTACCCCGACGTGGTGCGCACCTATGACTACGAAGGCATGGTCGTGGCCTATGCCAGCAACCAGGCAGAGCAATTCAGCCTGCCCTACATCCTTGCGCGCACCGATACAACGTTGCAGGCGGATATCGACCTGATCGACATGGACGAGGACGGGGACCTGGACCTCATCGTCCTCGCGGACTCGCTGCACCTATACATCAATCAGGGTGGCTTCCAGTTCGTGAAGACCTACTCGTATTTCAGCCCCCAGTTCGATTACAACTCCCGGCTGAAGTGCAACGACCTTGACGGTGATGGTGATGTGGACATCCTGTACACCAGCTTGGGGGCCATCCGGCGCCTGCGCAACAACGGGGACAACACGTTCACGCAGCTGCCCAACATCAGCCCCCTGCAGTTCGGGGCCAGGTTCGGCCCGCTGATGGATGTGGACGGTGATGGCGACCAGGATGTGCTCGCTGACGACGACGGCGACCTGGTCTGGATCCGGAATGACGGCAGCCTGAATTTCGCGCCGCGCGTCACGATCGGCTTCTTCTACGATCATGTCGACACCGCCGACATCGACATGGACGGCGATCTGGACATCTTCTGCTCCGGCCTCGGCCCCGATGCGTACTGGTGGGAGCGGACCGGCCCCGCCACCTTCGCTGCCGCGCAACAGATCGGTCTTAGCGGCTTGCTTGCCGGCTGGCCGCGCATCGCGGACGTGGATAGCGATGGGGACCCGGATGTGGTCGTGCTCGACTGGAATGGAGGGGGATCGGTCGCACTGAATGACGGCTCCGGGAATTTCGGCGCTCCTCAGTTCCTGATCAGCATGGAAGGGATCATCGACTATGCCGAAGAGGCGTGCTTCGCCGACATGGACCTGGATGGTGACATCGACATCGTCCATTGCTGGGAGGACGCTCAGGGCAATCCGCTCATGCTGGCCTGGCGAGAGAACCTGGGCATCACCACCGGCTTGGAGGAGGTGGCCCGGACCAGCATGTCGCTTGCGCCGAATCCCTTCCTGGACCATGCCCAGCTCGTTCTCTCCGCGCCGCTCACCGCTGCGCAGCGCCTGGAGATCGTGGATGTCCATGGCCGCATCCTGCGCAGCATGCCAGGAGGAGGCGATGGCACGATGACCGTGGACCGCGCCGGCTTGTGCAGCGGCGTTTACCTTCTGGATATCCGCGAAGCAGGCCGGTCGTTGGGCAGCATCCGCATGGTCATCCACTAG
- a CDS encoding T9SS type A sorting domain-containing protein, which produces MRHLALAAITILLGLHNPAVTPAQTLTSEFVNAGYAIADLGTITDLPTPYGGLTIRPATPDTLYIGGAANAPTAAVYKVPLIRDAGTQQITGFAGPAILHAPAPNIDGGLSFDPSGTMLYTRYSMNEIGQLLPDNTTLSIPLTPLGVGSSVGSHAFVPNGYPGAGNLILASYNQWALYTLPYTVATGGLYNFLNTVAEVSVSGVASGPEGIAYVPIGSAAFPVPSMVVSAYGLGKIVAFEVDANGLPVPTTARDVVTGLTGAEGAFIDPLTGDFLFSTFGGSNRVVRVSGFELPTALAEVTHTHTPLTASPNPTNGPLRLYRDPSEQIDAVEVLDVNGRVVLRTGRPADDLIDLGSLETGVYVVRAFMEEGLRTARVVRE; this is translated from the coding sequence ATGCGCCACCTTGCACTCGCTGCGATAACCATTCTCCTGGGGCTCCATAACCCGGCGGTCACACCTGCCCAGACCCTCACGTCGGAATTCGTGAACGCAGGCTATGCGATAGCCGACCTGGGCACGATCACGGATCTGCCCACGCCGTATGGTGGCCTCACCATCAGGCCGGCAACGCCCGATACGCTCTATATCGGAGGCGCTGCCAATGCCCCCACCGCAGCGGTGTACAAAGTGCCCTTGATCCGCGATGCCGGCACACAGCAGATCACCGGATTCGCCGGGCCGGCCATCCTGCATGCTCCAGCCCCCAACATCGACGGGGGGCTCAGCTTCGACCCCAGCGGCACCATGCTCTACACGCGGTACAGCATGAACGAGATCGGGCAGCTGCTGCCCGATAACACCACCCTGAGCATCCCGCTCACACCGCTCGGCGTTGGCTCATCCGTGGGCAGCCATGCCTTCGTGCCCAATGGATATCCCGGCGCGGGCAATCTCATCCTCGCCTCGTACAACCAGTGGGCGCTCTACACCCTGCCCTACACGGTGGCCACAGGGGGGCTCTACAACTTCCTCAATACCGTTGCAGAGGTCTCCGTATCCGGTGTCGCTTCCGGTCCGGAAGGGATCGCTTACGTGCCCATCGGCTCCGCCGCATTCCCCGTCCCTTCCATGGTGGTCTCCGCATATGGCCTCGGGAAGATCGTGGCGTTCGAGGTGGATGCCAACGGATTGCCGGTCCCGACCACCGCCCGCGACGTGGTCACCGGACTGACCGGCGCGGAAGGCGCTTTCATCGACCCGCTCACCGGGGACTTCCTCTTCTCCACCTTCGGCGGCAGCAACCGCGTGGTCCGGGTATCCGGATTCGAGCTGCCCACCGCTCTTGCGGAGGTCACGCATACGCATACCCCGCTCACCGCATCACCGAATCCCACCAACGGACCGCTGCGCCTATACAGGGACCCGTCGGAACAGATTGATGCGGTGGAGGTGCTGGACGTGAATGGGCGTGTGGTCCTTCGCACCGGACGCCCAGCCGATGACCTGATCGACCTCGGATCGCTGGAGACCGGCGTATACGTGGTGCGGGCCTTCATGGAGGAGGGCCTGCGCACCGCGCGGGTGGTGCGGGAGTGA
- a CDS encoding type II toxin-antitoxin system RelE/ParE family toxin translates to MRLKVSEYAAARLDDIWDYYATEASERVADRITKKIVDDIDWLVDHPRGGQYEPLLDHLGLGHRRKVSGNYKIIYRIIGDLIFVSDIFDARQEPEKMVW, encoded by the coding sequence GTGAGGCTCAAGGTTTCCGAGTACGCAGCAGCGCGGCTCGACGACATCTGGGACTACTACGCCACCGAAGCCAGCGAGCGCGTGGCTGATCGGATCACCAAGAAGATCGTGGACGACATCGACTGGCTGGTGGACCACCCGCGAGGTGGGCAGTACGAACCGCTCTTGGATCACCTCGGCTTGGGCCATCGGCGTAAGGTCAGTGGCAACTACAAGATCATCTACCGCATCATCGGCGACCTGATCTTCGTGTCGGACATCTTCGACGCGCGGCAGGAACCGGAGAAGATGGTGTGGTGA
- a CDS encoding S4 domain-containing protein, whose translation MRIDKFLWCVRLFKTRSLATEAVRREQVQVNGRAVKASAEVKPGDRIALREPPIWRSWEVLALPPSRVGAKLVPTLLAERTDFADLEKLEMARLVKAQHRAPGEGRPTKRDRRRLERFQDEG comes from the coding sequence ATGCGCATCGACAAATTCCTCTGGTGCGTGCGCCTGTTCAAGACGCGCAGCCTGGCCACCGAGGCCGTGCGGCGCGAGCAGGTGCAGGTGAACGGCCGCGCGGTGAAGGCCAGCGCCGAGGTGAAGCCCGGCGACCGCATCGCCCTGCGCGAGCCGCCGATCTGGCGCAGCTGGGAGGTGCTGGCCCTCCCGCCCTCGCGCGTCGGCGCCAAGCTGGTGCCCACGCTCCTGGCCGAGCGCACGGATTTCGCCGACCTGGAGAAGCTGGAGATGGCGCGCCTGGTGAAGGCGCAGCATCGCGCGCCGGGCGAGGGGCGGCCCACCAAGCGCGACCGGCGCCGCCTGGAGCGCTTCCAGGACGAAGGCTAG
- a CDS encoding type II toxin-antitoxin system RelE/ParE family toxin, whose amino-acid sequence MARQIVWSANAQRERLEILKYWADRNGSTRYSEKLDALFRASLRLVAAHPKIGRTTTDPDVRMKSVGDHMLFYSFNAQVVHVLSVWHGKRDPKARPF is encoded by the coding sequence ATGGCTCGGCAAATAGTCTGGTCAGCCAACGCCCAACGCGAACGGCTGGAGATCCTGAAGTACTGGGCCGACCGCAACGGCTCCACGCGCTACAGCGAGAAACTCGACGCACTGTTCCGCGCCTCGCTCAGACTGGTCGCAGCGCATCCCAAGATCGGGCGCACCACCACGGACCCTGACGTCCGGATGAAGAGCGTCGGCGACCACATGCTCTTCTATTCCTTCAATGCACAGGTGGTACACGTGCTCTCTGTGTGGCACGGCAAACGCGACCCGAAGGCCAGGCCGTTCTGA
- a CDS encoding PIN domain-containing protein, translating to MDVVLDSNILRHHFSLNGSPIDLLVDYVTKTRSRVVLCSIVLEEARHNYRVELLARIDKLKAAEKSLRGIPTTIAPIAVPSPDIEGEVNHYVNCLHARLCTKPNEVVPYKNEYLPDIVSRAVDRRRPMHRDGQQFRDALLWLTVLDYAETSVDKRVVFVSSNSKEFADGAGSQLAPELIEEAKARKVEVVYFTSIDELIKSQAARVEFITAEWVKEKLDFGQIEAAILSIVEQRAIDRLTDALELTGRDHISDPFEPTGWGNVETLEYYVYEKIDGTLVLNVDVLAEYEFSVHIERHTEEHSWEYVERITHDGDLVQEPEVIRNTKREHWVDCKYVTVSAQISGEIIDDMVVGLAIVDWDWG from the coding sequence ATGGATGTAGTTCTCGACAGCAACATCCTGCGGCACCATTTCTCATTGAATGGTTCGCCAATTGACCTCTTAGTCGACTACGTCACAAAGACCCGGTCACGGGTTGTACTCTGCTCTATTGTGCTGGAGGAGGCAAGGCACAACTACAGAGTGGAATTGCTCGCGCGGATTGATAAGCTCAAAGCAGCTGAAAAATCGCTCCGCGGCATTCCGACCACAATTGCGCCCATTGCTGTGCCGAGTCCAGACATTGAAGGTGAGGTCAACCATTACGTGAATTGCCTCCACGCAAGGCTGTGTACCAAGCCGAATGAAGTCGTGCCTTACAAGAATGAGTACCTCCCTGATATAGTATCACGCGCAGTTGATAGACGGAGGCCAATGCACAGGGACGGCCAACAATTTCGCGATGCTCTGCTGTGGCTTACCGTATTGGACTATGCAGAAACAAGCGTGGACAAAAGAGTTGTCTTCGTGTCCTCAAATTCGAAGGAGTTCGCTGATGGCGCCGGTTCTCAACTAGCGCCTGAACTGATCGAGGAGGCAAAGGCCAGGAAAGTTGAGGTAGTATACTTCACCTCCATAGACGAACTCATTAAGTCGCAGGCAGCTCGCGTCGAGTTCATTACGGCAGAATGGGTGAAAGAGAAGCTCGACTTCGGTCAAATCGAAGCGGCGATTTTATCGATTGTGGAGCAAAGAGCTATTGATCGCCTGACAGATGCTTTGGAACTTACTGGCCGTGATCACATTAGTGACCCTTTCGAGCCGACGGGTTGGGGTAATGTTGAAACTTTGGAATACTACGTATACGAGAAGATTGATGGTACATTGGTGTTGAATGTGGATGTCCTAGCAGAGTACGAGTTCAGTGTGCATATCGAGCGACATACAGAAGAGCACAGTTGGGAATACGTTGAAAGAATTACACACGACGGCGACCTTGTTCAAGAGCCTGAGGTGATTCGGAATACGAAGCGCGAGCACTGGGTTGATTGTAAGTATGTCACCGTTAGTGCGCAGATTTCCGGTGAGATTATTGACGATATGGTTGTTGGCCTGGCCATCGTTGATTGGGATTGGGGCTAG